A segment of the Candidatus Binatia bacterium genome:
ATCGGCATGGAACTCCTGACCCGGGTCGAGAGACGCTTCGACAAATGGCGTCCGAGAGTCGGAGCGGCGCAGTAGAACGCCCTGACTTGGTTTCAAAGCTTTTTGCCATACACCAGGCCGGTTGACCGAGCCGTCTTTCCTTTTTTGTAACCTGCGTCACGATCCACTTCACGCCCTTTCAGGGTGAAATTGGGCGCTGCTTGCAAAAGGCCGAGCGCCATAGTTAAAGTTAGTCTGATCCCAACAGTTTTACGCGAGGTGTGAGTATGGCTGAGGATTTGAATCGGCGGAGTCGTGTTATAACGCAGGGGCCGGATCGGGCGCCGTCGCGGGCGATGCTCAAGGCGGTCGGATTTACCGACCAGGATTTGTCGCGCCCCATCGTCGGCGTCGCCAATACCTGGATCGAGATCGGGCCGTGCAACTTTCACCTGCGGCGGCTGTCGGCCAAGGTGAAAGAAGGTATTCGCGCCGCGGGCGGGACGCCGATGGAATTCAACACCGTCTCGATCTCCGACGGCATCAGCATGGGCGCGGAGGGCATGAAGTGCTCGCTCGTCAGCCGCGAGGTGATCGCCGACTCGATCGAGCTGGTCGCGCGGGGCAACCATTTCGACGGGCTGGTCTGCATCTCGGGCTGCGACAAGACCAATCCCGGCGTGGTGATGGCGCTCGCCCGGCTCAATATTCCCGGCTTGGCGCTCTACGGCGGGTCCATTGATCCAGGGCGCATCGGCGAGCGCGATCTCACGATTC
Coding sequences within it:
- a CDS encoding dihydroxy-acid dehydratase; this translates as MAEDLNRRSRVITQGPDRAPSRAMLKAVGFTDQDLSRPIVGVANTWIEIGPCNFHLRRLSAKVKEGIRAAGGTPMEFNTVSISDGISMGAEGMKCSLVSREVIADSIELVARGNHFDGLVCISGCDKTNPGVVMALARLNIPGLALYGGSIDPGRIGERDLTIQDVFEAVGAYARGKIGAEELKAIEDRACPGAGACGGQFTANTMSTVM